Genomic DNA from Calditrichota bacterium:
GCGGCGACCGGGAAAACCGCATCCGGCAGGAAATCCTCCTGGGGATCGGCGGAGTCCGGGCCCTCGAAGCCATTGGCTTCCACCCGACGGTCTATCATATGAACGAAGGGCACTCGGCTTTCCTCGCGCTCGAACGGCTGCGCACTCTGATTGCCGGCGGGCTAACTTTCGACGAAGCGAGGGAGGTCGTCTGGGCTTCGACGGTCTTCACTACGCACACTCCCGTCCCAGCTGGCAACGAGGTCTTCGACTGGGGACTGATGCAGAAGTATGCGCCGTCGCTTTCCGGCGGGCTTGGCATCGACTGGCATCAATTTCAGGCGCTCGGACAAGAAGAGGAGGGACGTTCCGGCGAGTTTTCCATGACCGTCCTCGCGATCAAGATGGCCGCGCACTGCAACGGCGTATCGAAACTGCATGGCCGGGTCTCCCGTGCGATGTGGCGAAGCATCTGGCCGGCTCTTCCGGAGGACGAAGTCCCGATCGGCTCGGTTACTAACGGCATTCATACCAAGTCGTGGATGTCGCACGATATGGAAGAACTACTGGTGCGCTATGTCGGTCCGAAATTCACCTCCGAATTCTGGAATCCAAAACTATGGGACAGGGTCGAGTCGATCCCCGACGGTGAACTATGGCGGGTGCATCAGATTCGCAAGGAGCGATTCATCTTCTTCACCCGCAAGCGGGTCAAGGAACAGTTGCGTCGCCGGGGCGCCGGGTCGTCCGAAATCAAAGCCGCAGAGGAGGTACTCTCGTCGGATGCGCTGATTATCGGTTTTGCCCGTCGGTTTGCCGCTTACAAGCGTGCCGACCTGCTTTTACGCGATCCTGAACGGCTGCGCAAACTGCTGACCAATCCCGACCATCCAGTCAACATCATTTTCGCCGGCAAGGCACATCCGCAAGACAATCCCGGCAAGGAATTGATCCGTCGCCTGGTTCACTTCGCCTCCGAAGCCGATATCTGGCACCAAATCGTATTCCTTGAAAATTACGATATCAATATCGCACAGTATATGACCCAGGGCGTCGATGTCTGGCTCTCTAATCCCCGACGTCCGCTCGAAGCGTCCGGCACCTCGGGAATGAAAGCCGCCTGCAACGGAGCGCTCAACGTCAGCACCCTTGATGGCTGGTGGGACGAAGCCTATACTCCCGATGTCGGTTGGGCAATCGGATCGGGTGAAACTTATGACGACCCCGAAGAGCAGGATCGCGTCGAATCGGAAGCACTCTTCCATCTCCTCGAAAACGAGGTGATCCCCCTCTACTACGAGCGCGATCGGACAGAACTGCCGCGCCGCTGGATAGCGATGATGAAACGCTCAATGCGAGTGCTGGGCGCTGAGTTCAATACCGGCCGGATGGTGCAGGAGTATGCCACGCGCTACTATCTCCCCGCCAAACGCGCCGGCGCAGCGCTGCTCGACGATCAGGCAGCGTCGGCCCGTTCGATTGCAACCTGGCGCAAAAAAGTGCGCGAATCGTGGCCCACTGTCCATGTCGCTTCCGAAGACCTTGGACCCGACCTTGAACTGGTCGCCGGGGAAACATTGCCGGTGAAGGTGAAGGTCGCTTTGGGAGGTCTCTCGCCCGATGACATCACCGTCGAAGTGATCCACGGCTTGATCGGCGAAGACCAAAACCTTAGGGGGAACTCGATCACC
This window encodes:
- a CDS encoding glycosyltransferase family 1 protein, producing GDRENRIRQEILLGIGGVRALEAIGFHPTVYHMNEGHSAFLALERLRTLIAGGLTFDEAREVVWASTVFTTHTPVPAGNEVFDWGLMQKYAPSLSGGLGIDWHQFQALGQEEEGRSGEFSMTVLAIKMAAHCNGVSKLHGRVSRAMWRSIWPALPEDEVPIGSVTNGIHTKSWMSHDMEELLVRYVGPKFTSEFWNPKLWDRVESIPDGELWRVHQIRKERFIFFTRKRVKEQLRRRGAGSSEIKAAEEVLSSDALIIGFARRFAAYKRADLLLRDPERLRKLLTNPDHPVNIIFAGKAHPQDNPGKELIRRLVHFASEADIWHQIVFLENYDINIAQYMTQGVDVWLSNPRRPLEASGTSGMKAACNGALNVSTLDGWWDEAYTPDVGWAIGSGETYDDPEEQDRVESEALFHLLENEVIPLYYERDRTELPRRWIAMMKRSMRVLGAEFNTGRMVQEYATRYYLPAKRAGAALLDDQAASARSIATWRKKVRESWPTVHVASEDLGPDLELVAGETLPVKVKVALGGLSPDDITVEVIHGLIGEDQNLRGNSITRLSFAGEESSGGDGKPGKHHGEAVYAGRVICTVTGRQGFAVRVRPYYPDLVHSLTPLVMTWE